The DNA region CCGGGTTCGGTCACCGCCTGCAGGCTCAGGTTAAGCGCTTCCAGCGCACCGGCGGTAATGACTATCTCATCAGGCGAGACGGTCATGCCCTGCAAGGCGTAACGGCGGGCAATAGCGTGGCGCAGTTCTGCGTTACCCGGCGGCAGGTTTTCAATCACGCTCATCGCGGTTGCGGTTCTGCTCACCTGGGCCAGAGAACGGTTCAGTTGCTGTAGGGGGAATAGACGCGGATCGGGAAAGGCAGAGGCAAACGGCATCACCGACGCATCCCGACTGGCCTGCAGCATCTCAAAAATATAGGTGTTGATATCCACCGCTTCGTCGCACATCACCTGGATCGGTTGCACCGCGGGCTGGCTAACCGGACGTGGCGCGACGTAATAACCGGACTGGGGACGCGCAATAATCCGCCCCTGACTTTCCAGTAGCTGATAGGCATGCCCGACGGTCATAAAACTCATCCCGCTACTGACCACCTGCTCACGCAGTGACGGCAGACGGTCGCCAGGTTGCCAGACGCCAGAGGCAATCTGCTCGCAGAGTTGTTCAGCCAGACGCTGGTACTTTTTCATCGTTATTATCTCGCGGGTCAAAACATGTGGACTCACGTAGTGTATATCAGTGAGTAAAATACTCAACGCTCTGGTAACTGTTATGGTTTTAAAAGCCCTTACTGTTTCTGATACTGTAATCATCAAAGGCATAAAATTGCGCTGAATCAATTTTTAGTGCGGAGCTCTGCATGTTCGGTCTTGATGCGTTTCATCTGGCAAGGATCCAGTTCGCCTTTACGGTTTCCTTCCACATTATTTTTCCGGCAATCACCATTGGCCTTGCCAGCTATCTTTCGGTGCTGGAAGGGCTTTGGCTGAGAAGCAAAAATCCTGTCTGGCGCTCGCTCTACCAGTTCTGGTCGAAAATATTCGCCGTTAACTTTGGTATGGGCGTGGTATCCGGTCTGGTGATGGCCTACCAGTTTGGCACCAACTGGAGCGGGTTTTCCGAGTTCGCCGGCAGTATCACCGGGCCATTGTTAACCTACGAGGTGCTCACGGCGTTCTTCCTCGAGGCGGGATTCCTCGGCGTGATGCTGTTTGGCTGGAACAAGGTTGGCCCTGGATTACACTTTTTCTCCACCTGCATGGTCGCACTGGGTACGATTATTTCCACCTTCTGGATCCTTGCCTCTAATAGCTGGATGCAGACGCCGCAGGGCTATGAAATAGTCAACGGCCAGGTCGTGCCGGTGGACTGGTTTGCCGTCATTTTTAACCCGTCATTCCCCTACCGCTTGCTGCACATGTCGGTGGCGGCGTTTCTCAGCAGCGCATTGTTCGTTGGGGCCTCAGCGGCCTGGCATTTGCTGCGCGGAAACGCGACGCCCGCTATCCGCGCCATGTTTTCGATGGCGCTATGGATGACGCTGATTGTCGCGCCGTTACAGGCGCTCATTGGCGACTTGCACGGTCTGAATACCCTCAAACATCAGCCCGCCAAAATCGCCGCCATTGAGGGGCACTGGGAAAATCCGCCGGGAGAACCGACCCCGCTGCTGCTGTTCGGCTGGCCGGACATGGAACAGGAACGCACCCGCTATGGACTGGCGATCCCGGCGCTGGGCAGTCTGATCCTGACCCACAGTCTGGATAAACAGGTCCCGGCCCTGAAAGAATTTGCGAAAGAGGATCGCCCCAACGCCACGATAGTGTTCTGGTCGTTTCGCATCATGGCAGGTCTGGGGATGTTAATGATCCTGCTCGGTGTTTGTGCCCTGTGGTTGCGCTATCGACAGCGTCTTTATACCTCACGACCGTTCCTGCGCTTTGCGTTATGGATGGGACCGTCGGGACTGATTGCCATTCTGGCGGGCTGGGTCACCACGGAGGTCGGTCGCCAGCCGTGGGTGGTTTACGGGCTGCAACGCACGGCGGATGCGGTCTCCGCGCATGGCGATCTGCACATGAGTATTTCTCTGCTGGCGTTTTTTGTCGTCTACAGCTCCGTCTTTGGCGTGGGGTATAGCTACATGATCCGCCTCATCCGCAAGGGGCCGCAGGATGAAATTTTCCCGCAGCCGCCCACCGGCACGCCAGCCAGGCCGCTGTCTGCCGCCGTCCTCGACGCTCAACATGAGGCACACCGCTAATGGGTATTGATTTATCGGTAATCTGGTTCGTCATCATCGTCTTCGCCACGCTGATGTACATCGTGATGGATGGATTCGACCTGGGTATTGGCATTTTGTTTCCTGCCATCCGCGATGCTGACGATCGCGACGTGATGGTCAACAGCGTCGCCCCGGTCTGGGATGGCAATGAAACCTGGCTGGTCCTCGGTGGCGCCGGGCTGTTCGGCGCGTTTCCGCTGGCCTATGCGGTGATTATTGACGCGCTCACGATCCCGCTGACATTGATGCTCATCGGTCTGATTTTTCGCGGCGTAGCCTTTGAATTTCGTTTCAAAGCCACGCCCGCCCATCGCCCGTTCTGGGATAAAGCCTTTCTCTGCGGTTCGATGCTGGCGACCTTCACCCAGGGCGTGGTGGTGGGAGCGGTGATTAACGGTTTTGCCGTCACCGGCCGGCGTTTCAGCGGCGGTCCGTTTGACTGGTTCACCCCTTTCACCCTGTTCTGTGGCGTTGGGCTAATGGTCGCTTATGCGCTACTGGGTGCCACCTGGCTGGTGATGAAAAGTGAAAATCCCTTGCAGGATAAGATGCGTACCGTCGCGAAGAAACTCTTGCTGGCGATGTTGCTGACGATCGCGCTCATCAGCCTGTGGACGCC from Citrobacter amalonaticus Y19 includes:
- a CDS encoding cytochrome ubiquinol oxidase subunit I, giving the protein MFGLDAFHLARIQFAFTVSFHIIFPAITIGLASYLSVLEGLWLRSKNPVWRSLYQFWSKIFAVNFGMGVVSGLVMAYQFGTNWSGFSEFAGSITGPLLTYEVLTAFFLEAGFLGVMLFGWNKVGPGLHFFSTCMVALGTIISTFWILASNSWMQTPQGYEIVNGQVVPVDWFAVIFNPSFPYRLLHMSVAAFLSSALFVGASAAWHLLRGNATPAIRAMFSMALWMTLIVAPLQALIGDLHGLNTLKHQPAKIAAIEGHWENPPGEPTPLLLFGWPDMEQERTRYGLAIPALGSLILTHSLDKQVPALKEFAKEDRPNATIVFWSFRIMAGLGMLMILLGVCALWLRYRQRLYTSRPFLRFALWMGPSGLIAILAGWVTTEVGRQPWVVYGLQRTADAVSAHGDLHMSISLLAFFVVYSSVFGVGYSYMIRLIRKGPQDEIFPQPPTGTPARPLSAAVLDAQHEAHR
- the cydB gene encoding cytochrome d ubiquinol oxidase subunit II, whose protein sequence is MGIDLSVIWFVIIVFATLMYIVMDGFDLGIGILFPAIRDADDRDVMVNSVAPVWDGNETWLVLGGAGLFGAFPLAYAVIIDALTIPLTLMLIGLIFRGVAFEFRFKATPAHRPFWDKAFLCGSMLATFTQGVVVGAVINGFAVTGRRFSGGPFDWFTPFTLFCGVGLMVAYALLGATWLVMKSENPLQDKMRTVAKKLLLAMLLTIALISLWTPLAHPAIAERWFTLPNLWFLLPVPLLVAVIAFWLWRTLNQQNSHALPFVLTLGLIFLGFSGLGISIWPHIIPPSITLWQAAAPAQSQGFMLVGALLIIPIILVYTFWSYYVFRGKVQHGEGYH